The Deinococcus humi genome has a segment encoding these proteins:
- a CDS encoding rhodanese-like domain-containing protein yields the protein MEEVTPQEGQKRVEQGAMLVDVREQNEYDEIHAQDATLLPLSELESRFSELPRDRELVMICRSGARSARAGEYLMQNGYDRVVNLGGGTLAWAEAGLPTESAASKGDVN from the coding sequence ATGGAAGAAGTGACCCCGCAGGAAGGACAGAAGCGCGTGGAGCAGGGCGCGATGCTCGTGGACGTGCGCGAGCAAAACGAGTACGACGAGATCCACGCCCAGGACGCCACGCTGCTGCCCCTGAGCGAACTGGAAAGCCGTTTCTCGGAACTGCCCAGGGACAGGGAACTGGTGATGATCTGCCGCAGCGGCGCACGTAGCGCCCGCGCGGGCGAGTATCTGATGCAGAACGGCTACGACCGGGTGGTCAATCTGGGCGGCGGCACGCTGGCCTGGGCTGAAGCGGGACTGCCCACCGAAAGCGCTGCTTCTAAAGGAGACGTGAACTGA
- a CDS encoding FMN-binding negative transcriptional regulator, which translates to MYQPPHFRITEHTELLRFMRAHPFATLITAPDGVPFASHVPLLLEEDGDQLFLRSHLARGNPQWQHFSRHHGGETEVLVIFQGPHALVDPAWYTSHPNVPTWNYAVVHAYGQANVVEGEATRRIAYGLVRQHTPDMAALPADFERRLLAGVVTFEISVSLLEGKFKLSQNKPHADRVAVQRALASSGHEHERDVAAMMHTL; encoded by the coding sequence ATGTATCAGCCGCCCCATTTCCGCATCACCGAGCACACCGAATTGTTGCGCTTCATGCGGGCGCACCCCTTCGCCACCCTGATCACCGCGCCGGACGGCGTGCCGTTTGCCTCGCACGTGCCTCTGCTGCTGGAGGAGGACGGCGATCAGCTTTTCCTGCGCTCCCATCTGGCACGGGGCAATCCACAGTGGCAGCACTTCAGCCGTCACCACGGCGGCGAAACAGAAGTGCTGGTCATCTTCCAGGGGCCGCACGCGTTGGTCGACCCGGCGTGGTACACCAGCCACCCGAACGTGCCCACCTGGAATTACGCGGTGGTTCACGCTTACGGGCAGGCCAACGTCGTGGAGGGCGAGGCCACCCGCCGGATCGCCTACGGTCTGGTGCGGCAGCACACGCCCGACATGGCGGCTCTCCCTGCCGATTTCGAGCGGCGGTTGCTGGCGGGTGTCGTGACCTTTGAAATCTCGGTCAGCCTTTTAGAGGGCAAGTTCAAACTCAGCCAGAACAAGCCGCACGCAGACCGGGTGGCGGTTCAGCGCGCGTTGGCGTCCAGCGGACACGAGCATGAGCGCGACGTTGCGGCGATGATGCACACCCTCTGA
- a CDS encoding zinc metallopeptidase, whose product MFLGPYTIPIILVFVASMLIQGYLSRTYRKWGQVRNARGLTGAQVARMMLDDNGLHDVPVQAVRGNLTDHYDPTKKTVNLSESVYGVASVGAMAVAAHEVGHAMQDKVHMPALVLRGKMAVPLSLGMNLAPWLLLAGIFLQLSGLLWLGVILFGAALLFHVVTLPVEFDASRRALVYLDSRGLNGTVEGKSGAKNVLTAAALTYVAGFAMALVQFLNILGIARNSD is encoded by the coding sequence ATGTTTCTTGGCCCCTACACCATTCCGATCATTCTCGTGTTCGTGGCTTCCATGCTCATCCAGGGTTACCTGAGCCGCACCTACCGGAAGTGGGGACAGGTCCGCAACGCCCGTGGCCTGACTGGCGCGCAGGTGGCCCGCATGATGCTGGACGACAACGGGCTTCATGATGTCCCGGTGCAGGCCGTGCGCGGTAACCTGACCGACCACTACGATCCCACCAAGAAAACCGTCAATCTGAGCGAGAGTGTCTACGGCGTGGCCAGCGTCGGCGCGATGGCGGTGGCCGCCCACGAGGTTGGGCACGCCATGCAGGACAAGGTTCATATGCCCGCGCTGGTCCTGCGCGGGAAGATGGCCGTGCCGCTGAGCCTGGGCATGAATCTGGCCCCGTGGCTCCTGCTGGCAGGGATCTTCCTGCAACTGTCCGGCCTGTTGTGGCTGGGCGTGATCTTGTTCGGCGCGGCCCTGCTGTTTCATGTCGTGACGCTGCCCGTCGAATTCGATGCCAGCCGCCGCGCGCTCGTTTACCTGGACAGCCGGGGTCTGAACGGCACGGTGGAAGGCAAGAGCGGCGCGAAGAACGTGCTGACCGCCGCCGCCCTGACCTACGTGGCCGGGTTCGCGATGGCGCTGGTGCAGTTTCTGAACATCCTGGGCATCGCCCGCAACAGCGACTAA
- a CDS encoding M55 family metallopeptidase, which translates to MKVVISVDMEGVCGVASWVQVSPPEFGGLVNGTEYQTARERMTLEAAAAAEGAIMGGATDVLINDSHDTMRNLIPELLPQQVRFTSGNDKPLSMVQGVQEDGVGALLFVGYHARAGSPRGPLAHTWNGFIRNVRVGGIDTGEYGLNALLAGHYDVPVVFACGDDVAMGEIRAELGEGVVTVAVKEGLSTYAAIHLHPAEAQKRIREGAEQAVRAAKKAQPYTTRWPAPCQLSFDHQARADACARVPDITRVDAVTVGWSSENAYHLFQTFRMLATVAGVRLNG; encoded by the coding sequence GTGAAAGTCGTGATCAGCGTGGATATGGAGGGCGTGTGCGGCGTGGCGTCGTGGGTGCAGGTCAGCCCGCCGGAATTCGGGGGGCTCGTTAACGGCACGGAATACCAGACAGCCCGCGAGCGCATGACGCTGGAAGCCGCCGCCGCCGCCGAGGGCGCGATCATGGGCGGCGCGACGGACGTGCTGATCAACGACAGCCACGACACCATGCGGAATCTGATCCCCGAACTGCTGCCCCAGCAGGTGCGCTTCACCAGCGGCAACGACAAGCCGCTGAGCATGGTGCAGGGCGTGCAGGAGGACGGCGTGGGCGCGCTGCTGTTCGTGGGCTACCATGCCCGCGCCGGCAGTCCGCGCGGCCCGCTGGCGCACACCTGGAACGGTTTTATCCGCAACGTGCGGGTGGGCGGCATCGACACGGGTGAGTACGGTCTCAACGCGCTGCTGGCCGGACATTACGACGTGCCGGTGGTCTTTGCCTGCGGCGACGACGTGGCGATGGGCGAGATCCGCGCCGAGCTGGGCGAGGGGGTGGTGACGGTGGCGGTCAAGGAAGGCCTGAGCACCTACGCCGCCATTCACCTGCATCCCGCCGAGGCGCAAAAACGCATCCGCGAGGGCGCCGAACAGGCTGTCCGCGCGGCCAAGAAAGCCCAGCCCTACACCACCCGCTGGCCCGCGCCGTGCCAGCTGTCCTTTGACCACCAGGCCCGCGCCGACGCCTGCGCCCGCGTTCCCGACATCACGCGGGTGGACGCCGTGACCGTGGGCTGGAGCAGCGAGAACGCGTATCACCTGTTCCAGACTTTCCGCATGCTGGCAACTGTGGCTGGTGTGCGGCTGAACGGGTAG
- a CDS encoding pentapeptide repeat-containing protein, which yields MTRQPLKTRMPSPPKFPRGGLRTLVPAELEDESVYRGGVMEGGSLEAGALQTVSFEGCVFREVNLGGVAWNLIRLKDVRFEGCDLSGARWTEAALERVQLSDCRLTGLQLPGAALRHVRLTRALAPLSLWPEVESKHLWLEHCDLTEAVFMDAKLPGAVFRDCTLGKTEFRGAQLEGTDFRGSALAGVRLGLRELAGVTVEAVQLLDLAHLLGVRVEELPEQV from the coding sequence GTGACCCGGCAGCCTCTGAAAACCAGAATGCCCAGCCCGCCGAAGTTCCCGCGCGGTGGGCTGCGGACCCTGGTGCCCGCTGAGCTGGAGGATGAGTCGGTTTACCGGGGCGGCGTCATGGAGGGCGGTTCGCTGGAGGCGGGGGCGCTGCAGACCGTGTCCTTTGAGGGCTGCGTGTTCCGCGAAGTCAACCTGGGCGGCGTGGCCTGGAACCTGATTCGCCTGAAAGACGTGCGGTTCGAGGGCTGTGACCTGAGCGGCGCGAGATGGACCGAAGCGGCGCTGGAACGCGTTCAGCTCAGCGACTGCCGTCTGACGGGGCTGCAACTGCCAGGTGCCGCGCTGCGCCACGTCCGCCTGACCCGCGCACTGGCCCCGCTTTCCCTGTGGCCGGAAGTCGAATCGAAACACCTGTGGCTGGAGCACTGTGACCTGACCGAGGCCGTCTTCATGGACGCTAAATTACCCGGCGCGGTGTTCAGGGATTGCACCCTCGGCAAGACCGAGTTCCGTGGCGCGCAACTGGAGGGCACCGACTTTCGCGGCTCCGCTTTGGCCGGTGTCCGGCTGGGCCTGCGGGAACTGGCCGGCGTGACCGTTGAGGCCGTTCAGCTGCTCGATCTGGCGCACCTGCTGGGCGTGCGGGTAGAGGAGTTGCCCGAGCAGGTTTAG
- the map gene encoding type I methionyl aminopeptidase, with the protein MSRVSLKSAHEIEAMRRAGALVAETFRILDPFVKPGVTLAELDRIAEEHIRKAGATPAYLGYGPRNNPFPATICASVNEVICHGIPDGRVLIEGDIIGVDIGVLMNGVYGDACYTYTVGNVAPEIQALVDTTREALTAGLGVVRPNARTGDIGHAIQSLAEGRGYGVVREYTGHGIGKRLHEEPTIYHHGARYTGLKLQPGMVFTIEPMINLGGPETRLLGDGWTVITADKKPSAQFEHTLAVTPKGHEILTL; encoded by the coding sequence ATGAGCCGCGTTTCCCTGAAATCCGCCCATGAGATCGAGGCCATGCGCCGTGCGGGGGCGCTGGTCGCCGAAACTTTCCGCATCCTCGATCCCTTCGTCAAGCCCGGCGTGACCCTGGCCGAACTGGACCGAATTGCCGAGGAACACATCCGCAAGGCCGGGGCCACCCCCGCCTACCTGGGGTATGGCCCGCGCAACAATCCCTTTCCAGCCACCATCTGCGCCAGCGTCAACGAGGTGATCTGCCACGGCATCCCAGACGGGCGTGTGCTGATTGAAGGCGACATTATCGGTGTGGATATCGGCGTGCTGATGAACGGGGTGTACGGCGACGCCTGCTACACCTACACGGTGGGCAACGTCGCCCCCGAGATTCAGGCCCTGGTGGACACCACCCGTGAGGCGCTGACCGCTGGCCTGGGCGTGGTGCGCCCGAACGCCCGAACCGGCGACATTGGCCACGCGATCCAGTCGCTCGCGGAGGGCCGGGGCTACGGCGTGGTGCGCGAGTACACCGGCCACGGCATTGGCAAGCGGCTGCACGAGGAGCCCACCATCTACCACCATGGGGCGCGCTACACCGGCCTGAAACTCCAGCCCGGCATGGTCTTTACCATCGAGCCGATGATCAATCTGGGCGGCCCCGAAACCCGCCTGCTGGGCGACGGCTGGACTGTCATCACCGCCGACAAGAAGCCCAGCGCGCAGTTCGAACACACGCTGGCGGTCACGCCCAAGGGCCATGAAATCCTGACCCTCTAG
- a CDS encoding metal-sulfur cluster assembly factor, which produces MDGEQNVQASTTPAGALPSEEQVREALKIVKDPEIPVNVVDLGLIYGVDVQEGGLVDITMTLTSVGCPVQDLIRADAEMAVGRLDGVTDVNVEFVWTPPWGPDKMTEDGKRQMRMFGFNV; this is translated from the coding sequence ATGGACGGCGAACAGAACGTGCAGGCTTCCACCACCCCGGCGGGCGCCCTGCCCAGCGAGGAGCAGGTCCGCGAGGCCCTGAAGATCGTCAAAGACCCTGAAATTCCGGTCAATGTGGTGGATCTGGGCCTGATCTACGGCGTGGACGTGCAGGAAGGCGGTTTGGTGGACATCACCATGACCCTGACCAGCGTGGGCTGCCCGGTCCAGGACCTGATCCGCGCCGACGCCGAGATGGCGGTGGGCCGTCTGGACGGCGTGACCGACGTGAACGTGGAATTCGTGTGGACACCGCCGTGGGGACCGGACAAGATGACGGAAGACGGCAAGCGCCAGATGCGGATGTTCGGCTTCAACGTCTGA
- a CDS encoding aspartate aminotransferase family protein encodes MSAPLSKLPSGFISADEVLHDRLSAPEVRRLELKYGNAELLYGLELLGVAGPFSRVTPWELQDENGVRRINASGYAATPFGEMPPVLTGFLRQFLDQNRSMGLPQQSSAPWRAALEANLVRLLARELPSHADSQVFFCSSGTEAVEGALKFAKAFRPASKFQISFGSGYHGKTLGSLSLTPNPEYQDIFRPLVPGALTVPYGDLDALKALIRRVGPDKITCVIVEPIQGEGGVNIPPPGFLSGLGEYCRRHGIVVIADEIQTGLGRTGHWFESSAQGLDPDIITLAKPLGGGMTAVGATIARHDIYKKMLGGLSSKRHSNTFGGGALAMAVGLKSLEYLIENDLPARSLELGRLGLERLRAAQRNHPRLFEDVRGQGLLLAMQFQPMLGVPLPGVLKELVFEATALLALRELHQSGVMANLSLSSKRTVRLTPALDMPDDVFSALFDRVDDFARRRPVSRDLLTGTPPVLVARLAKFAASKPKKRTPSDG; translated from the coding sequence ATGTCTGCACCACTCTCAAAACTGCCCTCCGGTTTCATTTCCGCCGATGAGGTCCTGCATGATCGCCTGAGCGCCCCGGAAGTCCGCCGCCTGGAACTGAAATACGGCAACGCCGAACTGCTATACGGCCTGGAGTTGCTGGGTGTGGCCGGGCCGTTCTCGCGCGTGACCCCCTGGGAACTGCAAGACGAGAACGGCGTGCGCCGCATCAACGCCAGCGGGTACGCCGCCACGCCGTTCGGCGAGATGCCGCCCGTCCTGACCGGGTTTCTGCGTCAGTTTCTCGATCAGAACCGCTCCATGGGCCTGCCGCAGCAGTCCAGCGCCCCCTGGCGCGCGGCGCTGGAGGCCAATCTCGTGCGCCTGCTGGCCCGCGAACTGCCCAGCCACGCCGATTCCCAGGTTTTCTTCTGTTCCAGCGGCACCGAAGCCGTCGAAGGAGCGCTGAAGTTCGCCAAGGCCTTCCGGCCCGCCTCCAAATTCCAGATCTCATTTGGCAGCGGCTACCACGGCAAGACGCTGGGCAGCCTGAGCCTGACCCCCAACCCGGAATATCAGGACATCTTCCGCCCGCTGGTGCCGGGAGCGCTGACCGTGCCCTACGGCGATCTGGACGCCCTCAAGGCGCTGATCCGGCGCGTCGGGCCGGACAAGATCACCTGCGTCATCGTGGAGCCTATTCAGGGCGAGGGCGGCGTCAACATTCCCCCCCCGGGCTTCCTGAGCGGGCTGGGCGAGTACTGCCGGAGGCACGGCATCGTAGTGATTGCCGACGAGATCCAGACTGGCCTGGGGCGCACCGGCCATTGGTTCGAGTCGTCGGCGCAGGGGCTGGATCCTGACATCATCACGCTCGCCAAGCCGCTGGGCGGCGGCATGACGGCGGTGGGAGCGACGATTGCCCGCCACGACATCTACAAGAAGATGCTGGGTGGCCTGAGCAGCAAGCGCCACAGCAACACCTTCGGCGGCGGCGCACTGGCGATGGCGGTGGGCCTCAAGTCGCTGGAATACCTGATCGAGAACGATCTGCCCGCCCGCAGTCTGGAACTGGGCCGCCTTGGGCTGGAGCGGTTGCGCGCCGCCCAGCGCAACCATCCCCGCCTGTTCGAGGACGTGCGCGGCCAGGGCCTGCTGCTGGCCATGCAATTTCAACCGATGCTGGGCGTCCCGCTGCCCGGCGTCCTCAAGGAACTGGTGTTCGAGGCCACCGCCCTGCTGGCCCTGCGTGAACTGCACCAGTCCGGCGTGATGGCCAACCTGAGCCTGAGCAGCAAGCGCACTGTGCGCCTGACCCCGGCGCTGGACATGCCCGATGATGTCTTCAGTGCTCTGTTTGACCGGGTGGATGATTTCGCAAGGCGCCGCCCGGTCTCGCGTGACCTGTTGACGGGGACGCCGCCCGTGCTGGTTGCCAGGCTTGCCAAGTTCGCCGCCAGCAAGCCCAAGAAACGTACTCCCAGCGACGGCTGA
- a CDS encoding stage V sporulation protein S: METLRVSATSRPNAIAGAIAALLRSQGGVEIQAIGPAAVNQTVKALAIARGYLVNDGLDLCAQPEFVKLDVHSEERTALKFSVMAQPLVTV, encoded by the coding sequence TTGGAAACCCTGCGCGTGTCTGCCACTTCCCGTCCCAATGCCATCGCCGGGGCCATTGCCGCCCTGCTACGGTCCCAGGGAGGCGTGGAAATTCAGGCCATCGGCCCCGCCGCCGTCAACCAGACGGTCAAGGCGCTGGCGATTGCGCGCGGCTATCTCGTGAACGACGGTCTGGACCTGTGCGCCCAGCCGGAATTCGTCAAACTGGATGTGCACAGCGAGGAACGCACCGCCCTGAAGTTCAGCGTGATGGCCCAGCCGCTGGTCACTGTTTAG
- a CDS encoding histone deacetylase family protein encodes MFRAFTAYRRAAYAGQPSPRRQFMAREAMLEMLDRVGALLPLEEAPDLPWALAERVHDAAYLARWRNGEVTRAEERALGFPWTPAVVERGLGSSGATLAATHDALQVGLGLNFGGGTHHAYADHAEGFSFLNDVVISAQWLLDSGHARRILILDLDVHQGNGTASMLAHEERALTVSLHGANNYPFTKETAGLNLALPDGTNDAAYLTVLDQQVAPAVAAFRPDFIFYLAGADVLAGDQLGKLSLSVDGVRLRDDRVFTWAARAHIPLVTVMAGGYNRDPQQLIAARLGTVTAALEAFEQRATRDRGR; translated from the coding sequence GTGTTCCGCGCCTTCACCGCCTATCGCCGCGCCGCTTACGCTGGACAGCCCTCGCCCCGGCGGCAGTTCATGGCGCGCGAGGCCATGCTGGAAATGCTGGACAGGGTGGGCGCGCTCCTGCCGCTCGAGGAGGCCCCGGACCTGCCCTGGGCACTGGCCGAGCGGGTGCATGACGCGGCGTACCTGGCCCGCTGGCGAAACGGCGAGGTCACCCGCGCGGAGGAACGCGCGCTGGGCTTTCCCTGGACCCCGGCGGTGGTGGAGCGCGGCCTGGGCAGCAGCGGGGCCACCCTGGCCGCCACCCACGACGCTTTACAGGTGGGGCTGGGCCTCAACTTCGGCGGCGGCACCCACCACGCCTATGCCGATCACGCCGAGGGTTTTTCCTTCCTCAACGACGTGGTGATCAGCGCGCAGTGGCTGCTGGACAGCGGGCATGCCCGCCGCATCCTGATTCTGGATCTGGACGTACATCAGGGCAACGGCACGGCGTCCATGCTGGCGCACGAGGAGCGGGCGCTGACCGTCAGCCTGCACGGGGCGAACAACTATCCCTTCACCAAGGAAACGGCGGGCCTGAACCTTGCCCTGCCCGACGGGACGAACGACGCAGCGTATCTGACCGTGCTGGACCAGCAGGTGGCCCCCGCCGTGGCCGCCTTTCGCCCGGATTTCATCTTCTACCTGGCGGGGGCCGACGTGCTGGCGGGCGATCAGCTGGGCAAGCTGTCCCTGAGTGTGGACGGCGTGCGGCTGCGTGACGACCGGGTCTTCACCTGGGCAGCTCGCGCCCACATTCCCCTGGTGACCGTCATGGCCGGGGGGTACAACCGCGATCCGCAACAGCTCATCGCGGCGCGGCTGGGCACGGTGACCGCGGCCCTGGAGGCGTTCGAACAGCGGGCGACGCGGGACAGGGGCCGCTAG
- a CDS encoding rhodanese-like domain-containing protein, translating to MPLPEGVTVVDLRPPELRLAQPLELLTTLPVVAVALDQIEDGAHGLTPQAGPLLVICERGVRSGLAAKYLRADGLDASAYPGGVPALLRERE from the coding sequence ATGCCCCTGCCCGAAGGCGTGACCGTCGTCGACCTGCGCCCCCCTGAACTGCGCCTTGCCCAGCCCCTTGAACTGCTGACCACGTTGCCGGTTGTTGCCGTCGCTCTGGACCAGATCGAGGACGGTGCGCACGGTCTGACCCCCCAAGCAGGGCCACTGCTCGTGATTTGCGAGCGCGGGGTGCGCTCCGGGCTGGCGGCCAAGTACCTGCGGGCCGATGGCCTTGACGCCTCGGCCTATCCGGGTGGGGTTCCGGCTCTGCTGCGCGAGAGGGAATAA